A window of Christiangramia forsetii KT0803 contains these coding sequences:
- a CDS encoding Crp/Fnr family transcriptional regulator yields the protein MRTELEEAYGFLFDKELINEIAESGTIKKAAAGVRIIEIGDYVTVMPLLLDGAIKILREDNDGNELLIYFLERGDTCAMTLNCCLGRTKSEIRAVAENDTTLIMIPISKMEEWTAKYKSWRNFVFESYHTRLSEMLDTIDTIAFLNMDERLMRYLRDKGKVNSNEIIQSTHQEIAYDLNTSRVVVSRLLKKLENEGKISLKRNNITVIDL from the coding sequence ATGCGTACTGAACTGGAAGAGGCCTACGGATTTCTCTTCGATAAAGAATTGATTAACGAGATCGCTGAAAGTGGTACTATTAAAAAGGCGGCTGCGGGTGTGAGGATTATTGAAATTGGAGATTATGTCACGGTAATGCCTCTACTGTTGGATGGAGCTATCAAAATACTTAGGGAAGATAATGACGGTAACGAACTATTAATTTATTTTCTCGAACGTGGTGATACCTGTGCAATGACTCTTAATTGCTGTTTGGGACGAACTAAAAGCGAAATACGCGCAGTAGCAGAGAATGACACTACTCTTATTATGATTCCAATTTCTAAAATGGAGGAGTGGACCGCAAAATATAAATCCTGGCGAAATTTTGTTTTTGAATCGTATCATACTAGACTTTCGGAAATGCTTGATACCATTGATACTATTGCGTTTTTAAATATGGATGAAAGACTGATGAGATATCTTCGGGACAAAGGAAAAGTGAATTCGAATGAAATCATCCAGAGTACGCATCAGGAAATTGCTTACGATCTCAATACTTCCCGTGTGGTGGTTTCCAGGTTGCTTAAAAAGCTTGAAAATGAAGGAAAGATATCTCTAAAACGTAATAATATAACGGTCATAGATCTTTAA
- a CDS encoding sulfite exporter TauE/SafE family protein encodes MDILEILGYFGALLIGVVLGLIGGGGSILTVPVLVYLMAINPVTATAYSLFVVGSSSLVGAIRNIPKKLIDFRTAIVFAIPAFIAVYLTRKFLVPAIPEEIFSIFGLMITKNIGIMLFFAIIMVIASISMISEKESTQNTEEDKVSYNYPLIIIEGLVVGLLTGIVGAGGGFLIIPALVILAKLPMKKAVATSLMIIAVKSLIGFIGDVENIEIDWKFLLIFTGISIGGIWLGVYLNNFINGKKLKKGFGWFVLLMGIYIIWSELF; translated from the coding sequence ATGGATATACTGGAAATTCTGGGTTATTTTGGAGCATTACTTATAGGAGTCGTTTTAGGATTAATTGGCGGCGGAGGCTCTATACTTACAGTTCCGGTACTGGTATATCTTATGGCAATTAATCCTGTTACTGCAACGGCCTATTCTTTGTTCGTAGTGGGGTCTTCTTCACTGGTAGGAGCTATCAGAAATATCCCTAAGAAACTTATAGACTTTAGAACGGCCATCGTTTTTGCAATTCCTGCTTTTATTGCGGTTTATCTAACCAGAAAATTTTTGGTGCCGGCGATACCTGAAGAGATTTTTTCCATTTTCGGTTTAATGATCACCAAAAATATTGGGATCATGTTATTCTTTGCGATTATTATGGTGATTGCTTCCATATCGATGATTAGCGAAAAAGAAAGTACTCAGAATACCGAAGAGGATAAAGTAAGCTATAACTATCCTTTAATAATTATCGAGGGTTTGGTGGTAGGTTTGCTTACTGGAATTGTTGGAGCAGGTGGCGGATTTCTTATTATTCCCGCTTTGGTTATTCTTGCAAAACTACCAATGAAAAAAGCTGTGGCTACTTCTCTTATGATCATAGCTGTAAAATCACTTATTGGCTTTATTGGTGATGTTGAAAATATAGAAATCGACTGGAAATTCTTATTGATCTTTACAGGGATATCTATAGGTGGTATCTGGCTTGGTGTTTATCTAAATAACTTTATAAATGGTAAGAAACTTAAAAAAGGTTTCGGCTGGTTTGTCCTGCTTATGGGTATTTATATTATTTGGAGTGAATTATTCTAA